A genomic segment from Gopherus evgoodei ecotype Sinaloan lineage unplaced genomic scaffold, rGopEvg1_v1.p scaffold_33_arrow_ctg1, whole genome shotgun sequence encodes:
- the LOC115641091 gene encoding E3 ubiquitin-protein ligase CCNB1IP1-like, protein MGSVEISVCEDMLVCNYRKCRVKLSGYAWVMACSHIFCDQHGNGEFSRSPAVCPACNSALSGKLDIVRTELKPSEEHKAMMLAGFRPETVLDISSHALAFWTYQVHQERLYQEYTYSKAEGHLKQMEKVYTQQLQSKDMELTSMKSEVSSLKKMLEEYKKKFSELSEKLMERNRQYQKLQGLYDSLRLRNIAMANQEAAHEPPMMPHPAVFGFPLGNAAKFPGDATPVRGRCREGDFHFKPFFATSSPAGESSNSFFTFASPSNELEPHPGASRAYMMKRI, encoded by the exons ATGGGCTCCGTTGAAATATCCGTGTGTGAGGATATGTTGGTGTGCAATTACCGCAAGTGCCGTGTCAAGCTCTCAGGCTATGCTTGGGTCATGGCTTGCTCACACATCTTCTGTGACCAGCACGGTAATGGGGAATTCAGCCGTTCACCAGCAGTCTGTCCTGCCTGCAACAGTGCCCTCTCTGGCAAGCTAGACATTGTTCGCACTGAGCTAAAGCCCTCTGAAGAACATAAGGCCATGATGTTGGCTGGATTTCGGCCAGAGACTGTGCTGGACATCAGCTCCCACGCACTCGCCTTCTGGACATACCAA GTTCACCAGGAGCGCCTGTACCAGGAATACACCTACAGCAAGGCTGAGGGACACCTGAAGCAGATGGAGAAGGTGTACacccagcagctgcagagcaagGACATGGAACTGACCTCCATGAAGAGCGAGGTCTCCTCCCTGAAGAAGATGCTGGAGGAGTACAAGAAGAAGTTCAGCGAGCTCTCTGAGAAGCTCATGGAGCGTAACCGCCAGTACCAGAAGCTCCAGGGCCTCTATGACAGCCTCCGTCTGCGCAACATTGCCATGGCTAATCAGGAGGCTGCCCACGAGCCTCCCATGATGCCTCACCCTGCTGTCTTTGGCTTCCCATTGG GTAATGCTGCCAAGTTCCCTGGGGATGCCACGCCAGTCCGGGGCAGGTGTAGGGAGGGAGACTTCCATTTCAAACCCTTCTTTGCCACATCCTCACCTGCGGGTGAATCCAGCAATAGCTTCTTCACCTTCGCCTCTCCCAGCAACGAGCTGGAGCCACATCCTGGAGCCAGCAGGGCCTACATGATGAAGAGGATATAA